A genomic stretch from Streptomyces sp. QL37 includes:
- a CDS encoding acetyl/propionyl/methylcrotonyl-CoA carboxylase subunit alpha, with amino-acid sequence MFSTVLVANRGEIAVRVIRTLRELGVRSVAVFSDADADARHVREADTAVRIGPAPASESYLSVERLLDAARRTGAEAVHPGYGFLAENAGFAQACAEAGLVFIGPPAAAISLMGDKIRAKETVEAAGVPVVPGSSGSGLSDAQLGAAARDIGMPVLLKPSAGGGGKGMRLVREEALLADEIAAARREARASFGDDTLLVERWIDRPRHIEIQVMADGHGTVVHLGERECSLQRRHQKIIEEAPSVLLDERTRAAMGEAAVQAARSCGYVGAGTVEFIVPGNDPSSYYFMEMNTRLQVEHPVTELITGLDLVEWQLRVASGERLPYAQADITLTGHAVEARVCAEDPARGFLPSGGTVLALHEPGGGGVRTDSGLSEGVPVGSTYDPMLSKVIAYGPDRATALSRLRAALADTVVLGVPTNAGFLRRLLAHPAVVSGDLDTGLVEREADGLVPDGVPEEVYAAAALLRQPSPAPAGGWVDPFSVPSGWRLGGTPAETFHHFRVPGHDPVRVGLRTGAGATAALTFGHAGDRGEPADTCGPVPSLPGAERSRLVEASGRRVVVELEGRTHTFSLASSPEGVWLGRDGDAWHVQDHDPVEASLSGASRSGADTLAAPMPGTVTVVKVAAGDKVVAGQSLLVVEAMKMEHVISAPHAGTVTELDVTAGATVAMDQILAVVAPKEES; translated from the coding sequence ATGTTCAGCACTGTTCTGGTCGCCAACCGTGGCGAGATCGCGGTCCGGGTCATCCGGACCCTGCGCGAGCTCGGCGTGCGGTCGGTCGCCGTCTTCAGCGACGCGGACGCGGACGCCCGGCACGTCCGGGAGGCGGATACGGCGGTCCGGATCGGGCCGGCGCCCGCCTCCGAGAGCTATCTGTCGGTGGAGCGGCTGCTGGACGCGGCCCGCCGCACGGGCGCGGAGGCCGTCCACCCGGGTTACGGCTTCCTCGCGGAGAACGCGGGCTTCGCCCAGGCGTGCGCGGAGGCGGGGCTGGTCTTCATCGGCCCGCCCGCTGCGGCGATCTCACTGATGGGCGACAAGATCCGCGCCAAGGAGACCGTCGAGGCGGCCGGGGTGCCGGTGGTGCCCGGTTCCTCCGGGAGCGGGCTCAGCGACGCCCAACTGGGCGCGGCCGCGCGGGATATCGGGATGCCGGTCCTGCTGAAGCCGTCGGCGGGCGGTGGCGGCAAGGGCATGCGGCTGGTGCGGGAGGAGGCGCTGCTGGCCGACGAGATCGCGGCGGCCCGGCGCGAGGCCCGCGCCTCGTTCGGCGACGACACGCTCCTGGTGGAGCGGTGGATCGACCGGCCGCGCCACATCGAGATCCAGGTCATGGCCGACGGCCACGGCACGGTGGTGCATCTCGGCGAGCGCGAGTGCTCCCTCCAGCGCCGCCACCAGAAGATCATCGAGGAGGCCCCCTCGGTGCTGCTCGACGAGCGGACGCGCGCGGCGATGGGTGAGGCGGCCGTGCAGGCGGCCCGCTCGTGCGGGTACGTCGGCGCGGGCACGGTCGAGTTCATCGTCCCGGGCAACGACCCCTCCTCGTACTACTTCATGGAGATGAACACCCGTCTCCAGGTCGAGCACCCGGTCACCGAGCTGATCACCGGGCTCGACCTGGTGGAGTGGCAGCTCCGGGTCGCCTCCGGCGAGCGGCTGCCCTACGCGCAGGCGGACATCACGCTCACCGGGCACGCCGTCGAGGCCCGGGTCTGCGCGGAGGACCCGGCGCGCGGCTTCCTGCCGTCCGGCGGCACGGTGCTCGCGCTGCACGAGCCGGGGGGCGGCGGGGTGCGGACGGACTCGGGGCTCAGCGAGGGCGTCCCGGTCGGCAGCACGTACGACCCGATGCTGTCGAAGGTCATCGCGTACGGCCCCGACCGGGCGACGGCCCTGAGCCGGCTGCGGGCGGCGCTCGCGGACACGGTGGTGCTGGGCGTCCCGACGAACGCCGGGTTCCTGCGGCGGCTGCTGGCCCATCCGGCGGTGGTCTCGGGTGATCTGGACACCGGCCTCGTGGAGCGGGAGGCGGACGGCCTGGTGCCGGACGGGGTGCCGGAGGAGGTGTACGCGGCGGCGGCGCTGCTGCGGCAGCCGTCCCCCGCTCCCGCCGGCGGCTGGGTCGATCCGTTCTCGGTGCCCAGCGGCTGGCGGCTGGGCGGCACTCCGGCGGAAACCTTCCACCACTTCCGCGTCCCGGGCCACGACCCGGTGCGCGTGGGTCTGCGTACGGGCGCGGGGGCCACGGCGGCGCTGACGTTCGGCCACGCCGGGGACCGGGGGGAGCCGGCGGACACGTGCGGTCCGGTGCCGTCGCTGCCCGGCGCGGAGAGGTCCCGGCTGGTGGAGGCGTCCGGGCGGCGCGTCGTCGTCGAACTCGAAGGCCGGACCCACACGTTCAGCCTGGCGTCGTCCCCGGAGGGAGTCTGGCTCGGCCGGGACGGGGACGCCTGGCACGTCCAGGACCACGACCCGGTGGAGGCGTCCCTGAGCGGCGCCTCCCGTTCGGGCGCCGACACGCTCGCCGCGCCCATGCCCGGCACCGTCACGGTGGTGAAGGTGGCGGCCGGGGACAAGGTCGTGGCCGGGCAGAGCCTGCTGGTCGTCGAGGCGATGAAGATGGAGCACGTCATCTCCGCCCCGCACGCCGGGACCGTCACCGAGCTGGACGTCACCGCCGGTGCCACGGTCGCCATGGACCAGATCCTGGCCGTGGTGGCCCCGAAGGAGGAATCGTGA
- a CDS encoding hydroxymethylglutaryl-CoA lyase codes for MTVPAPGLPARVRIHEVGSRDGLQNEKSVVPTEVKAEFVRRLAEAGLSTIEATSFVHPKWVPQLGDAEQLFPMLGDVADIGDVALPVLVPNERGLDRALALGARRIAVFGSATETFAARNLNRTVDESLAMFEPVVARAKATGMHVRGYLSMCFGDPWEGAVPVAQVVRVAKSLMDLGCDELSLGDTIGVATPGHVTALLTGLNGAGVPTGTIGVHFHDTYGQALSNTLAALQHGVTTVDASAGGLGGCPYAKSATGNLATEDLVWMLDGLGVETGVDLGALTATSVWMAEQLGRPSPSRTVRALSHKE; via the coding sequence ATGACGGTGCCCGCGCCGGGGCTGCCGGCCCGGGTCCGCATCCATGAGGTCGGCTCCCGCGACGGACTGCAGAACGAGAAGTCCGTCGTACCGACCGAGGTGAAGGCGGAGTTCGTCCGCCGTCTCGCGGAGGCCGGGCTCTCCACGATCGAGGCGACCAGCTTCGTCCATCCGAAGTGGGTGCCCCAACTGGGGGACGCGGAGCAGCTCTTCCCGATGCTCGGGGACGTGGCGGACATCGGGGACGTGGCCCTGCCCGTCCTGGTACCGAACGAGCGCGGTCTGGACCGGGCGCTCGCGCTCGGTGCCCGCAGGATCGCCGTGTTCGGTTCGGCGACGGAGACGTTCGCCGCCCGCAACCTCAACCGCACGGTGGACGAGTCGCTCGCCATGTTCGAGCCGGTGGTGGCCCGGGCGAAGGCCACCGGGATGCATGTGCGCGGCTATCTGTCGATGTGCTTCGGGGACCCGTGGGAGGGCGCCGTGCCCGTCGCGCAGGTCGTCCGGGTCGCGAAGTCGCTCATGGACCTCGGCTGCGACGAGCTCTCCCTCGGCGACACGATCGGCGTGGCCACCCCGGGCCATGTGACGGCGCTGCTGACCGGGCTGAACGGCGCGGGGGTCCCCACCGGCACGATCGGGGTGCACTTCCACGACACGTACGGCCAGGCGCTCTCCAACACCCTGGCCGCGCTCCAGCACGGTGTGACGACGGTGGACGCCTCGGCCGGCGGCCTCGGCGGCTGCCCGTACGCGAAGAGCGCGACCGGAAATCTCGCCACCGAGGATCTCGTGTGGATGCTCGACGGCCTCGGTGTCGAAACCGGGGTCGATCTCGGCGCACTCACCGCCACAAGCGTGTGGATGGCCGAACAGCTGGGCCGCCCGAGCCCTTCCCGTACCGTCCGCGCGCTGTCCCACAAGGAGTGA
- a CDS encoding type II toxin-antitoxin system VapB family antitoxin: protein MTKTLVDVDDQMLAFAQQQLGTSTKRETINRALTIAAAVSADDRARALRWLQDNADQFLDFDVLEEREQSGL, encoded by the coding sequence ATGACGAAGACCCTCGTGGATGTGGACGACCAGATGCTGGCGTTCGCCCAGCAGCAGCTCGGGACCTCGACCAAGCGGGAGACGATCAACCGGGCACTGACGATAGCCGCCGCGGTCAGTGCGGACGACCGGGCCCGGGCTCTGCGCTGGCTCCAGGACAACGCTGACCAGTTCCTGGACTTCGACGTCCTGGAAGAACGGGAGCAGTCGGGGCTGTGA
- a CDS encoding carboxyl transferase domain-containing protein — protein MQQAPVLVSAADPASEAWQANEAAHHALAEELRTRLATARLGGGEKARTRHVARGKLLPRERVDTLLDPGSPFLELAPLAAEGLYGGAAPAAGVIAGIGRVSGRECVIVANDATVKGGTYYPMTVKKHLRAQEVALENRLPCLYLVDSGGAFLPMQDEVFPDRDHFGRIFYNQARMSGAGIPQIAAVLGSCTAGGAYVPAMSDEAVIVRNQGTIFLGGPPLVKAATGEVVTAEELGGGEVHSRTSGVTDHLAEDDAHALRIVRNIVATLPERGPLPWSVEPAEEPKADPAGLYGAVPVDSRTPYDVREVIARVVDGSRFQEFKAEYGQTLITGFARIHGHPVGIVANNGILFSESAQKGAHFIELCDQRGIPLVFLQNISGFMVGRDYEAGGIAKHGAKMVTAVACTRVPKLTVVVGGSYGAGNYSMCGRAYGPRFLWMWPNAKISVMGGEQAASVLATVKRDQIEGRGEEWPAEEEEAFKDPVRAQYEQQGNAYYATARLWDDGVIDPMETRQVLGLALTACANAPLGEPSFGVFRM, from the coding sequence ATGCAGCAGGCACCGGTCCTGGTGAGCGCGGCCGATCCCGCCTCGGAGGCCTGGCAGGCCAACGAGGCGGCGCATCACGCGCTCGCCGAGGAGCTGCGCACGCGGCTCGCCACGGCACGGCTCGGCGGGGGTGAGAAGGCCCGCACCCGGCATGTGGCGCGCGGGAAGCTGCTGCCCCGGGAGCGGGTGGACACGCTGCTCGACCCGGGTTCGCCCTTCCTGGAGCTGGCCCCGCTCGCGGCCGAGGGGCTGTACGGGGGCGCGGCGCCGGCCGCCGGGGTGATCGCCGGGATCGGCCGGGTCAGCGGCCGGGAGTGCGTGATCGTCGCCAACGACGCGACCGTCAAGGGCGGCACCTACTACCCGATGACGGTGAAGAAGCACCTCCGCGCCCAGGAGGTGGCTCTGGAGAACCGGCTGCCGTGCCTGTACCTGGTGGACTCGGGCGGCGCGTTCCTCCCGATGCAGGACGAGGTGTTCCCCGACCGGGACCACTTCGGGCGGATCTTCTACAACCAGGCCCGGATGTCGGGCGCCGGCATCCCGCAGATCGCGGCGGTGCTCGGCTCGTGCACGGCGGGCGGAGCGTACGTCCCGGCCATGAGCGACGAGGCCGTCATCGTCCGGAACCAGGGCACGATCTTCCTGGGCGGCCCCCCGCTCGTGAAGGCGGCCACGGGTGAGGTAGTCACCGCGGAGGAGCTGGGCGGCGGCGAGGTGCACTCCCGTACGTCCGGGGTCACCGACCACCTCGCGGAGGACGACGCGCACGCGCTGCGGATCGTGCGGAACATCGTCGCGACCCTCCCGGAGCGCGGCCCGCTCCCCTGGTCCGTGGAGCCCGCCGAGGAGCCGAAGGCGGACCCCGCGGGCCTGTACGGGGCGGTGCCCGTCGATTCGCGTACGCCCTACGACGTGCGGGAGGTCATCGCCCGGGTGGTGGACGGCTCCCGCTTCCAGGAGTTCAAGGCGGAGTACGGCCAGACGCTGATCACCGGCTTCGCCCGGATCCACGGCCACCCCGTCGGCATCGTCGCCAACAACGGCATCCTGTTCTCGGAGTCCGCCCAGAAGGGCGCCCACTTCATCGAGCTGTGCGACCAGCGCGGCATCCCGCTGGTCTTCCTCCAGAACATCTCGGGCTTCATGGTCGGCCGGGACTACGAGGCCGGGGGCATCGCCAAGCACGGCGCCAAGATGGTCACGGCCGTGGCGTGCACCCGGGTGCCGAAGCTGACCGTCGTGGTCGGCGGGTCGTACGGCGCGGGGAACTACTCCATGTGCGGCCGGGCCTACGGCCCGCGGTTCCTGTGGATGTGGCCGAACGCCAAGATCTCGGTCATGGGCGGCGAGCAGGCCGCCTCGGTGCTGGCCACCGTCAAGCGCGACCAGATCGAGGGGCGCGGCGAGGAGTGGCCGGCCGAGGAGGAAGAGGCCTTCAAGGACCCGGTCCGCGCGCAGTACGAGCAGCAGGGCAACGCCTACTACGCCACCGCCCGGCTCTGGGACGACGGCGTGATCGACCCCATGGAGACCCGGCAGGTGCTGGGGCTCGCCCTGACCGCGTGTGCCAACGCCCCGCTGGGCGAGCCCAGTTTCGGCGTCTTCCGGATGTGA
- a CDS encoding acyl-CoA dehydrogenase family protein — MSLDHRLTAEHEELRRTVEEFAHDVIAPKIGDFYERHEFPYEIVREMGRMGLFGLPFPEEYGGMGGDYLALGIALEELARVDSSVAITLEAGVSLGAMPVYRFGTEEQKRRWLPKLCAGEALGAFGLTEPDGGSDAGGTRTTAVLDEAAGEWVINGSKCFITNSGTDITELVTVTAVTGRKENGAPRISAIIVPSGTPGFTVAAPYSKVGWNASDTRELSFSDVRVPKENLLGEEGRGYAQFLRILDEGRIAISALSTGLAQGCVDESLKYAKDRHAFGKPIGANQAIQFKIADMETRAHMARVGWRDAASRLVAGEPFKKEAAIAKLYSSTVAVDNAREATQIHGGYGFMNEYPVARMWRDSKILEIGEGTSEVQRMLIARELGMDA, encoded by the coding sequence ATGTCCCTTGACCACCGGCTGACCGCCGAGCACGAGGAACTGCGCCGCACCGTCGAGGAGTTCGCACATGATGTGATCGCCCCGAAGATCGGCGACTTCTACGAGCGCCACGAGTTCCCGTACGAGATCGTGCGGGAGATGGGGCGCATGGGCCTGTTCGGCCTGCCCTTCCCGGAGGAGTACGGCGGCATGGGCGGGGACTACCTCGCGCTCGGGATCGCCCTGGAGGAGCTGGCCCGGGTCGACTCCTCCGTGGCGATCACACTGGAGGCGGGTGTCTCGCTCGGAGCCATGCCGGTCTACCGCTTCGGCACCGAGGAGCAGAAGCGGCGGTGGCTGCCGAAGCTGTGCGCGGGCGAGGCGCTCGGCGCGTTCGGCCTGACGGAGCCGGACGGCGGCTCGGACGCCGGCGGGACGCGGACGACGGCCGTGCTGGACGAGGCCGCCGGCGAGTGGGTGATCAACGGGTCCAAGTGCTTCATCACCAACTCCGGTACGGACATCACGGAGCTGGTGACGGTGACGGCGGTCACCGGCCGCAAGGAGAACGGCGCCCCGCGCATCTCCGCGATCATCGTCCCGTCCGGCACGCCCGGTTTCACGGTGGCCGCCCCGTACTCCAAGGTCGGCTGGAACGCCTCGGACACCCGTGAGCTCTCCTTCTCCGACGTCCGCGTCCCGAAGGAGAACCTCCTGGGCGAGGAGGGCCGCGGGTACGCGCAGTTCCTCCGCATCCTGGACGAGGGGCGGATCGCCATCTCGGCGCTGTCGACGGGCCTCGCGCAGGGCTGTGTGGACGAGTCCCTGAAGTACGCGAAGGATCGGCACGCCTTCGGGAAGCCGATCGGCGCCAACCAGGCCATCCAGTTCAAGATCGCCGACATGGAGACGCGGGCGCACATGGCCCGGGTCGGCTGGCGCGACGCGGCCTCGCGGCTGGTGGCGGGCGAGCCGTTCAAGAAGGAGGCCGCGATCGCGAAGCTGTACTCCTCGACGGTGGCGGTGGACAACGCCCGCGAGGCGACGCAGATCCACGGCGGCTACGGCTTCATGAACGAGTACCCGGTGGCCCGGATGTGGCGCGACTCCAAGATCCTGGAGATCGGCGAGGGCACGAGCGAGGTGCAGCGGATGCTGATCGCCCGGGAGCTGGGGATGGACGCCTGA
- a CDS encoding PIN domain nuclease — MSYLADTSAVWRLLRRQVGEPWPRRVAQGLVSLCPPVESELMPALRTDRDHEPFFTMLGQTFGWVPALEDPWPRIIEVQRELVRIGHHRGPSPIDILVALTARQHRLTVLHVDDDFAVIAKVCPDIDMLRLRPVTG; from the coding sequence GTGAGCTATCTCGCCGACACGTCGGCGGTCTGGCGACTGCTCCGGCGCCAAGTGGGAGAGCCGTGGCCGAGGCGCGTCGCCCAAGGTCTCGTGTCACTCTGCCCACCCGTGGAGTCCGAGCTCATGCCGGCCCTGCGGACGGACCGGGACCACGAACCGTTCTTCACCATGCTCGGCCAGACCTTCGGATGGGTTCCCGCCCTCGAAGACCCCTGGCCGAGGATCATCGAAGTACAGCGAGAGCTCGTGAGGATCGGCCACCACCGGGGCCCCTCACCCATCGACATCCTCGTCGCCCTCACGGCCCGGCAGCATCGGCTCACCGTGCTGCACGTGGACGACGACTTCGCCGTGATCGCGAAGGTGTGCCCGGACATCGACATGCTGCGCCTGCGGCCGGTCACCGGCTGA